A single window of Granulicella mallensis MP5ACTX8 DNA harbors:
- a CDS encoding DUF4982 domain-containing protein translates to MSNTSSRREFLAAAAVAAAGLPAILCSGLPVFAATEQAQTYNPPSSPREKLDFNLDWRFLREDAVGAEAPQFDDGHWATVSTPHTFNDVDSFRTIISHSGGDRGPYKGLSWYRKYFKLPASLAGSRIFLEFEGMRQASDIFLNGKAVGLYENGITAYGIDISDAVRFGAQENVLAIKVDNRTNYPERATGTTFQWNANDFNPDYGGINRHVWLHVTGKIYQTLPLYYGLATTGVYVYSGNFDIAKMLADVTVESQVKNASGDRATVELSAVVVDASGRLIAQLDGNSVDMVEGEKTVITASGGLKNARFWSVEDPYLYDVYTVLKVDGKVVDVERTTTGFRKAEFRGGAGTGGVYLNDKFVYLKGFAQRASDEWASLGQAYPDWMHDFTANMIRACHGNYIRWMHVSPQKVDADAMARYGVIQVCPAGDKEADTQGRRWEQRLEVMRASMIYFRNNPSILFWEAGNTVVTTEHMQQMVALRKQWDPEGERVIGARGNSDDAANSAISPIAEYFGVMLGQDPKTDQLEGKSAIFRGYSADRRDRGPIIETEDFRDEGARRFWDNDSPPYFGFKKGPEDTYEYTSESFALAGIKRYWAYWQNRISNTDPAHSKWSGYASIYFSDSNADGRQNSSEVARVSGKVDAVRLPKEIYYAHRVMQSESKDLHILGHWSYPVGAQAKKTVKTIYVVANVESVELFLNGKSIGTNNKPDDGYVFAFPAVEFAPGSLKAIGRIRGKAVVDQELLTAGSPAAIRLTPIVGPQGLQADGQDVVLVDVEVVDVQGRRVPTDDARVDFTLTGPGIWRGGYNSGKTDSTNNLYLNTECGINRIAVRATLSPGTLTIMAKRDGLKPAQVQIMAKPVKVVDGIGDGQIQRLMLPS, encoded by the coding sequence ATGTCTAATACCTCTTCCCGCCGTGAATTTCTTGCTGCCGCGGCTGTAGCCGCTGCGGGATTGCCTGCCATTCTTTGTTCCGGCCTCCCTGTCTTTGCTGCCACGGAACAGGCTCAGACGTACAATCCACCGTCCTCTCCCCGAGAGAAGTTGGACTTCAATCTCGATTGGCGCTTTCTTCGTGAGGATGCGGTGGGCGCCGAGGCTCCGCAGTTCGACGATGGGCACTGGGCCACGGTGAGTACGCCACATACGTTCAATGATGTCGATTCCTTTCGAACGATCATCTCCCACAGCGGTGGCGATCGAGGCCCCTACAAAGGGCTCTCGTGGTACCGCAAGTACTTTAAACTTCCGGCGAGTCTAGCGGGTAGCAGAATCTTTCTTGAGTTCGAAGGGATGCGCCAGGCCTCCGATATCTTCCTTAATGGAAAGGCTGTTGGCCTCTATGAGAATGGGATTACCGCTTATGGGATCGACATCTCCGATGCCGTGAGGTTTGGCGCGCAGGAGAATGTGCTGGCCATAAAGGTCGACAACCGGACGAACTATCCGGAGCGCGCGACGGGCACCACATTTCAATGGAACGCCAACGACTTTAACCCGGATTATGGCGGTATCAATCGCCATGTGTGGCTGCATGTGACAGGGAAGATCTACCAGACATTGCCGTTGTACTACGGGCTTGCGACTACCGGCGTGTATGTGTATTCGGGGAACTTCGATATTGCGAAGATGCTCGCCGATGTGACGGTGGAGTCGCAGGTGAAGAATGCCTCAGGAGACCGCGCCACGGTCGAGTTATCTGCTGTGGTCGTAGATGCAAGTGGACGGCTGATCGCACAACTCGATGGCAATTCGGTTGACATGGTCGAAGGAGAGAAGACCGTCATCACTGCAAGTGGTGGTTTGAAGAATGCACGATTTTGGAGCGTGGAAGATCCCTATCTGTATGACGTCTACACCGTTTTAAAGGTCGATGGAAAAGTCGTGGATGTGGAGAGGACTACGACGGGATTCCGCAAGGCTGAGTTTAGGGGTGGTGCTGGAACCGGCGGAGTCTACCTGAACGACAAGTTCGTTTATCTGAAGGGCTTTGCGCAGCGTGCGAGCGATGAGTGGGCTAGTCTGGGGCAGGCTTATCCGGATTGGATGCACGACTTCACCGCCAATATGATCCGTGCCTGCCATGGCAATTACATTCGCTGGATGCATGTGTCTCCTCAGAAGGTAGATGCGGATGCGATGGCGCGCTATGGCGTGATCCAGGTTTGTCCAGCGGGAGATAAAGAGGCCGATACGCAGGGTCGCCGCTGGGAGCAGCGTCTTGAGGTGATGCGCGCTTCAATGATCTACTTCCGCAACAATCCGAGCATCCTGTTTTGGGAGGCGGGTAACACCGTAGTCACCACAGAGCACATGCAGCAGATGGTTGCGCTGCGTAAGCAATGGGATCCCGAAGGGGAACGTGTCATCGGTGCCCGCGGCAATAGTGACGATGCGGCCAATAGCGCGATTTCACCCATTGCGGAATATTTTGGCGTCATGCTGGGGCAAGATCCAAAGACGGACCAGCTAGAAGGGAAGAGTGCGATATTTCGGGGATATAGTGCCGATCGTCGTGACCGCGGCCCCATCATCGAGACCGAAGATTTCCGGGATGAAGGCGCACGACGCTTCTGGGACAATGACTCTCCACCGTACTTTGGCTTTAAGAAAGGGCCAGAGGATACGTACGAATACACCTCGGAGAGCTTTGCGCTGGCTGGCATTAAGCGCTACTGGGCGTATTGGCAGAATCGCATCTCGAATACTGACCCGGCACATTCGAAGTGGTCGGGATATGCCTCAATTTATTTCTCCGATTCGAATGCGGATGGACGGCAGAATTCAAGCGAGGTCGCTCGCGTCAGCGGCAAGGTCGATGCTGTGCGTCTGCCGAAGGAGATCTATTATGCGCATCGCGTAATGCAGAGCGAGAGCAAGGATCTTCATATCCTCGGACACTGGAGTTATCCAGTAGGGGCACAGGCAAAGAAGACGGTGAAGACGATCTACGTCGTAGCGAATGTGGAATCCGTGGAGCTGTTCCTCAACGGGAAATCCATTGGCACAAATAATAAGCCGGACGATGGATATGTCTTTGCGTTTCCTGCTGTCGAGTTTGCTCCGGGAAGTCTGAAGGCGATAGGCCGTATCCGTGGCAAGGCTGTGGTCGACCAGGAGTTGCTGACAGCTGGATCTCCTGCAGCGATACGGCTGACGCCCATCGTAGGTCCACAGGGACTTCAGGCCGATGGCCAGGACGTAGTCCTTGTCGATGTCGAGGTGGTAGACGTGCAGGGAAGGCGTGTGCCTACTGACGATGCCAGAGTTGATTTCACTTTGACTGGGCCAGGGATATGGCGTGGTGGATACAACAGCGGTAAGACGGACTCGACCAATAACCTGTATTTGAACACGGAGTGTGGCATCAATCGTATTGCCGTGCGAGCTACGTTGTCTCCCGGCACTCTTACGATTATGGCCAAGCGCGACGGACTCAAGCCAGCACAGGTACAGATTATGGCCAAGCCTGTGAAGGTCGTGGATGGTATTGGAGACGGACAAATTCAGAGACTCATGCTGCCCTCATGA
- a CDS encoding SDR family oxidoreductase codes for MRSSLQGKRAIVTGASSGAGWATVKALAAEGVKVMATARREGRLQALQAEVIEAGGHCIYSVGDAGASETASAVLDATLEHFGGVDILINNAGQGNYKPLVDTSIEEYDELMQSNMRSSFLFTRAVVPHFIAQRSGVLVFVSSVAGLAGAANEAVYSASKFAQVGFAQSLDHELRPHGIKVSTLCPGGMKTEFAVGRGRLVTDVENSRMMEPSDFADSIVFVCMQPANVRLPLLTVRHMG; via the coding sequence ATGAGGAGCTCTCTTCAGGGAAAGAGAGCGATCGTAACCGGAGCAAGTTCCGGAGCCGGCTGGGCGACCGTGAAAGCGTTAGCGGCCGAGGGCGTGAAGGTGATGGCGACAGCGAGGCGGGAAGGGCGATTGCAGGCACTCCAGGCTGAAGTCATAGAGGCAGGGGGACACTGTATTTATTCGGTGGGCGATGCAGGAGCTTCGGAGACCGCATCGGCAGTGTTGGATGCGACGCTTGAACACTTCGGTGGAGTGGATATCCTCATCAATAATGCGGGCCAGGGAAACTACAAGCCTTTAGTCGATACGTCCATCGAGGAGTACGACGAGCTGATGCAGAGCAACATGCGCAGCTCGTTTCTCTTTACTCGTGCGGTTGTTCCGCACTTCATTGCGCAGCGTTCCGGTGTTCTCGTCTTTGTGTCGTCGGTGGCCGGTCTTGCGGGGGCTGCGAATGAGGCTGTCTATAGTGCCAGTAAGTTTGCTCAGGTCGGTTTCGCGCAGTCGCTCGATCATGAACTTCGTCCCCATGGGATCAAGGTTTCCACGCTCTGTCCGGGAGGCATGAAGACGGAGTTTGCCGTAGGACGAGGCCGGCTGGTGACAGACGTGGAGAACTCACGCATGATGGAGCCTTCTGACTTTGCCGACTCCATTGTGTTTGTTTGCATGCAGCCAGCCAATGTACGTTTGCCGTTGCTGACCGTGCGTCACATGGGATAA
- a CDS encoding rhamnogalacturonan acetylesterase produces MLQRLCILLLLSPALLAQSYTCGRNGKGQSSIALTRNTIYTSAAGGFDLNMLPEQIDAAGCTSSKAFFFSAPVAEENYKVTVVLGGAADAVTTVRAESRRLMLARIATSAGHSHTESFVVNVRRPEISTGGVVKRKPREIGSLDWDDKLTLEFSGQQPSVRSISISPVAADTPTIYLAGDSTVVDQDNEPWAAWGQMLPAFFGTKVAVANHAESGETIRSFEGEQRFAKIFSVIKKGDYLFFQFAHNDQKPGGGYVSPEMYTGLLHKYIAMARERGATPVLVTSMNRRTFDEQGHVRDTLAPYPQTMRAVAETEHVMLLDLNAMSKTLYESIGEKDSRILFVYAPANTYPNQKEALHDDTHFNNYGAYELARCIVLGLQREKSPLVHYLRLPKQRFNPEKPDAIDLVALPGTPFVDIQTPYER; encoded by the coding sequence ATGCTTCAGAGACTTTGTATCCTTCTGCTCCTCTCGCCGGCCCTGCTGGCGCAGAGTTATACGTGTGGGCGCAACGGCAAAGGGCAATCCAGCATTGCTCTTACGCGAAACACTATCTATACCTCCGCTGCCGGTGGTTTTGATCTGAACATGTTGCCGGAACAGATAGACGCTGCTGGTTGTACCTCCAGCAAGGCTTTTTTCTTCTCGGCTCCCGTGGCGGAAGAGAACTACAAAGTTACCGTCGTTCTCGGGGGAGCCGCGGATGCGGTTACGACAGTCAGGGCAGAGTCTCGCCGGCTTATGCTGGCCAGGATCGCGACATCTGCCGGGCACTCTCACACGGAGAGTTTTGTTGTGAATGTCCGGCGTCCGGAGATCTCTACGGGAGGCGTTGTGAAGCGCAAGCCGCGAGAGATCGGTTCCCTCGACTGGGACGACAAGCTGACCCTCGAGTTCTCCGGGCAGCAACCTTCTGTGCGGAGTATCAGTATCAGTCCCGTAGCCGCCGATACTCCGACGATCTATCTTGCGGGGGACTCTACCGTTGTGGATCAGGACAACGAGCCCTGGGCTGCGTGGGGACAGATGCTGCCTGCTTTCTTCGGCACAAAAGTAGCCGTAGCGAACCATGCTGAATCTGGCGAGACGATTCGCAGCTTCGAAGGGGAGCAGCGGTTTGCAAAGATCTTTTCCGTGATTAAGAAGGGAGACTACCTTTTCTTTCAGTTTGCGCATAACGATCAGAAACCGGGCGGGGGATATGTCTCTCCTGAGATGTATACCGGGCTCTTGCATAAATACATTGCGATGGCACGGGAACGCGGTGCTACGCCTGTTCTGGTGACGAGCATGAATCGGCGCACCTTCGACGAGCAGGGACATGTTCGGGACACTCTGGCTCCTTACCCGCAAACGATGCGAGCAGTCGCAGAGACTGAACACGTTATGCTGCTGGATCTGAATGCGATGAGCAAAACCCTTTACGAGTCCATTGGAGAGAAGGATTCGCGAATCCTGTTTGTCTATGCGCCGGCAAATACTTATCCCAATCAGAAAGAAGCACTGCACGACGATACCCATTTCAATAACTATGGAGCTTATGAATTGGCGCGGTGCATCGTTCTTGGACTACAGCGAGAGAAGTCGCCGCTTGTTCATTATCTGCGTTTGCCTAAGCAGCGTTTTAATCCGGAGAAACCTGATGCGATTGATTTAGTAGCTCTTCCGGGAACTCCGTTTGTTGATATTCAGACTCCTTATGAGAGGTGA
- a CDS encoding glycosyl hydrolase, which translates to MRLRQSQQGRGLRSIGLIVLSCGILCVHAVAQRPVDVASVQRSFVAPPDDARPMMRWWWFGPGVVKPELEREILAMKAGGIGGFEIQPVYPMALDDQTKNFRNLPYLSDEFLDAVKFASETANKNGMRVDMTLASGWPYGGPHVPIDQASEQLKAITVEVAPGADFVVAPAIGNGESLVAAFIADGAGKQFDSDKMTRLTEEVSNGRMALAPKPEARVVEFFVATGTGQQVKRAAVDADGFVLDHFSRTAVDNHLHTVADRLMTAFGDKPPYAVFSDSLEVYNADWTPDLLAEFQRRRGYDLAPYLPQLYSGTSTISGALRHDWGVTLTELVDERYLTPVNDWAIAHHTRFRSQTYGHPAVSLSSNNLVALPEGEGPQWKSFSFTRWATSASHIYGRPVTSAETWTWLHSPAFRATPLDMKAEADCFFLEGVNQLIGHGWPYTPPGVAEPGWSFYAAAVFNDHNPWWSVMPDVTKYLQRVSYLLRQGKPANDVAVLLPNDDAYANFKPGTVSLSDEMKKLISPGLMQGILSAGYNVDYIDAEAIKQVGVPYPVLILPHVERLSPETLKTIAAYAEHGGKVIAVGSTPDLAPGFVHAEQVTAEVKSLSKALFAGSHAQVVSQEDGLGAALQQAVQPDIKLSSGSDVVGFLHRKLEGADLYFVANTSNHAVNATATFRANRKFASSWNPFTGVTNSLQSGPVKMELAPYESRVIVFSDTALAAPEAVSIDKGRMIADLSHGWEVRFPGSEKTQHSLDAPASWTDDPGTRFFSGEAVYTKSVTLSAADLAGAKRLVLDFGEGTPVSVDPKIKSGTRALLDGPIREAAVVSVNGKRIGSVWHPPYVLDLGGELHAGENHIEIRISNTAINELAGRAPADYRLLWARYGQRFIPQDMDNLQPLPSGILGGVHLLEMK; encoded by the coding sequence ATGCGGCTGCGACAGTCACAGCAGGGACGTGGATTGAGAAGCATTGGGTTGATTGTCTTGAGCTGCGGCATTCTTTGCGTTCATGCTGTCGCGCAACGTCCCGTGGATGTTGCTAGTGTCCAGCGAAGCTTTGTTGCGCCGCCTGATGATGCGCGGCCTATGATGCGCTGGTGGTGGTTCGGGCCGGGAGTGGTGAAGCCTGAGCTGGAGCGCGAGATTCTTGCGATGAAGGCCGGCGGTATCGGTGGGTTTGAGATTCAGCCGGTGTATCCGATGGCGCTCGACGACCAGACGAAGAACTTTCGCAACCTGCCGTATCTGTCCGATGAGTTTCTCGATGCGGTGAAGTTCGCCTCGGAGACAGCCAATAAGAATGGCATGCGCGTCGACATGACGCTGGCCAGCGGCTGGCCCTATGGCGGACCGCATGTTCCTATCGATCAGGCCTCGGAGCAGTTGAAGGCGATTACGGTGGAGGTTGCGCCGGGTGCGGATTTCGTCGTGGCTCCCGCGATCGGCAATGGCGAAAGCCTGGTTGCGGCCTTTATCGCCGATGGAGCGGGCAAACAGTTCGATAGCGACAAGATGACGCGGCTTACGGAAGAGGTCAGTAACGGGCGCATGGCGCTTGCTCCGAAGCCTGAGGCTCGTGTCGTCGAGTTCTTTGTCGCGACGGGCACCGGGCAGCAGGTCAAACGTGCGGCGGTCGATGCCGATGGTTTTGTGCTCGACCACTTCAGCCGCACGGCGGTCGACAATCATCTGCACACGGTTGCCGACCGGCTGATGACGGCCTTTGGAGACAAGCCACCCTACGCGGTCTTCAGCGACAGCCTCGAAGTCTACAACGCCGACTGGACGCCCGATCTGCTGGCGGAGTTTCAGCGGCGGCGGGGATACGACCTCGCGCCTTATCTGCCGCAGCTCTATAGCGGTACCAGCACTATCAGCGGAGCATTGCGTCACGATTGGGGCGTGACTCTGACGGAGTTGGTGGACGAGCGCTATCTGACTCCGGTGAACGACTGGGCGATTGCGCACCACACGCGTTTCCGCTCGCAGACCTACGGTCATCCGGCGGTTTCGCTCTCCAGCAACAACCTGGTCGCCCTGCCGGAGGGCGAGGGGCCGCAGTGGAAGAGCTTTTCGTTTACGCGCTGGGCCACTTCGGCGAGCCATATTTATGGGCGTCCGGTTACCTCCGCGGAGACGTGGACGTGGCTGCACTCTCCGGCGTTCCGCGCGACGCCTCTGGACATGAAGGCGGAGGCCGACTGCTTCTTTCTGGAAGGCGTCAATCAGCTGATCGGGCATGGCTGGCCGTATACTCCGCCGGGTGTTGCGGAGCCGGGATGGTCGTTCTACGCGGCTGCTGTGTTCAACGATCACAATCCCTGGTGGAGCGTGATGCCTGACGTCACGAAGTATCTGCAACGCGTAAGCTACCTACTGCGGCAGGGCAAGCCGGCGAATGATGTAGCAGTGCTGCTGCCGAACGACGATGCCTATGCGAACTTCAAGCCAGGCACGGTGAGCCTTTCGGATGAGATGAAGAAGCTCATCTCTCCGGGGTTGATGCAGGGAATTCTGAGCGCGGGATACAACGTCGACTACATCGATGCGGAAGCGATTAAACAGGTGGGTGTGCCGTATCCTGTGTTGATCCTGCCGCATGTCGAACGTCTCTCGCCGGAGACGTTGAAGACGATTGCAGCCTATGCAGAGCACGGCGGCAAAGTCATTGCGGTAGGTTCGACGCCGGACCTTGCGCCGGGATTTGTTCATGCTGAACAGGTAACGGCAGAGGTAAAGAGTCTGTCGAAGGCGCTCTTCGCAGGTTCTCATGCGCAAGTGGTCTCGCAAGAGGACGGACTTGGCGCGGCCCTTCAGCAGGCGGTGCAACCGGATATAAAGCTGTCGAGCGGTTCGGACGTCGTTGGCTTCCTGCATCGCAAGCTGGAGGGGGCGGATCTCTACTTCGTGGCCAACACGTCGAACCATGCGGTGAATGCGACGGCCACGTTCCGGGCAAACCGCAAGTTTGCCTCTTCGTGGAACCCGTTTACGGGAGTGACGAACAGCCTACAATCTGGGCCCGTCAAGATGGAACTCGCACCCTATGAGTCTCGTGTGATCGTGTTCAGCGATACGGCTCTTGCCGCGCCTGAGGCTGTATCCATCGACAAGGGACGAATGATCGCCGATCTATCGCATGGATGGGAGGTTCGCTTTCCTGGCTCGGAGAAGACACAGCATTCTCTCGATGCTCCTGCCTCCTGGACGGATGATCCGGGGACGCGATTCTTTTCCGGTGAGGCTGTCTATACGAAGAGCGTGACGCTGAGCGCTGCCGATCTTGCCGGAGCCAAGCGGCTGGTGCTGGACTTTGGCGAAGGGACGCCGGTGAGTGTCGATCCGAAGATCAAAAGCGGAACGCGTGCGCTGCTGGATGGTCCGATACGCGAGGCTGCTGTTGTCAGTGTGAACGGCAAGCGGATTGGATCGGTGTGGCACCCGCCGTATGTGCTCGACCTCGGCGGAGAGCTTCACGCTGGTGAGAACCACATCGAGATTCGCATCTCCAATACCGCTATCAACGAGCTGGCGGGGCGTGCTCCTGCGGACTACCGTCTGCTGTGGGCGCGTTATGGTCAGCGGTTTATCCCGCAGGACATGGATAATCTGCAACCACTGCCTTCAGGGATTCTCGGTGGAGTGCATCTTTTGGAGATGAAGTAA
- a CDS encoding glycoside hydrolase family 88 protein, translating into MTGRSTKCVLATAMLLLTVQGAMSAQKYPLPTAAQQAGIDKDTSRHFGDSPADPGPLATDLSPDLTPAAIDAATRKVADWQLARSQPYFDRIWTWSVLYSGFMAASDSTGDAKYRDAMREMAKKYDWSLRNRLPNADDQSVGQTYLELYLHDGKKDPAMIAPTRADLDSVIGLSTLKPGDPRIPWWWCDALFMAPGVWVRMSEATGDHKYIDYLNTQWQRTYDTLWDKDEHLYARDASYQTKREANGKKIFWSRGEGWVMAGIVRVLQYLPKNDPHRAFYVEQLREMSARVAQLQDTDGLWRAGLLDPEHYPLPEVSGSALFVYAMTWGVNEGVLDGATYRPVITKAWGGMLQHVYADGRLGCIQQTGPEPALYLPSASYTYGVGGFLLAASELKRMSLQHSGSAVVDTDPGRSANIVLPVPANSSLPTIFLVGDSTVRNGHGDGANNQMGWGEPFVSYFDTSKVNVVNRAIGGRSSRTYITEGHWERTLALIKPGDVVLFQFGHNDSGSLDDTARARGTINGVGDESKEIENPILKKHEVVHTFGWYMAQYVEQTKAKGATPIICSLVPRKTWKDGKIVRGASSYGGWAREVADTEHVGFIDLNEITARKYDALGEAGVEPLFGDPHTHTTLAGAEMNAESVVSGLKALKKDPVGKDFSGKGKAVKAYRGK; encoded by the coding sequence ATGACCGGGAGATCGACGAAGTGCGTTCTTGCTACTGCGATGCTGCTGCTGACTGTGCAGGGAGCCATGAGTGCGCAGAAGTATCCTCTGCCCACGGCGGCGCAGCAGGCCGGGATCGATAAGGACACCTCGCGGCACTTCGGAGATTCACCGGCAGACCCCGGTCCTCTGGCGACGGATCTTTCGCCTGACCTTACGCCCGCCGCCATCGATGCGGCCACGCGCAAGGTGGCGGATTGGCAGTTGGCGCGGTCGCAGCCGTACTTCGATCGCATCTGGACGTGGAGCGTGCTGTATAGCGGCTTCATGGCGGCGTCGGACTCGACGGGAGATGCGAAGTATCGCGATGCCATGAGGGAGATGGCGAAGAAGTACGACTGGTCGCTGCGCAACCGCCTGCCGAATGCGGACGACCAGAGTGTGGGACAGACCTATCTCGAGCTCTATCTGCACGACGGCAAGAAAGACCCGGCGATGATTGCGCCAACGCGTGCCGATCTCGACTCGGTCATTGGTCTCTCCACGTTGAAGCCGGGCGATCCCAGAATTCCGTGGTGGTGGTGCGATGCGCTGTTTATGGCTCCGGGAGTGTGGGTACGGATGTCCGAGGCGACGGGCGATCACAAGTACATCGACTATCTGAATACGCAGTGGCAGCGTACCTACGACACGCTGTGGGACAAGGACGAGCATCTTTATGCGCGCGATGCCAGCTACCAGACGAAGCGCGAGGCGAACGGGAAGAAGATCTTCTGGTCGCGCGGCGAGGGCTGGGTGATGGCCGGGATCGTGCGGGTGCTGCAGTACCTGCCGAAGAACGATCCGCACCGTGCGTTCTATGTCGAGCAGTTGCGGGAGATGTCGGCGCGGGTCGCGCAGTTGCAGGATACGGACGGCCTCTGGCGCGCAGGCCTGCTGGACCCCGAGCATTATCCGCTTCCGGAGGTGTCGGGTTCGGCGCTGTTTGTCTATGCGATGACGTGGGGCGTGAATGAAGGCGTACTGGACGGCGCGACGTACCGGCCGGTGATTACCAAGGCCTGGGGTGGCATGCTGCAGCATGTCTATGCCGATGGACGGCTGGGTTGCATTCAACAGACGGGGCCTGAGCCTGCGCTATATCTGCCCTCTGCGAGCTATACGTATGGGGTTGGTGGATTCCTGCTGGCCGCGAGCGAGTTGAAGCGGATGTCGCTGCAGCACTCTGGATCTGCGGTTGTCGATACCGATCCGGGCCGTTCGGCCAATATCGTTTTGCCGGTGCCTGCGAACTCGTCTCTGCCGACGATCTTCCTGGTGGGGGATTCGACGGTGCGCAATGGTCATGGTGACGGCGCGAACAACCAGATGGGATGGGGCGAGCCTTTTGTCTCCTACTTCGATACGTCGAAGGTGAATGTCGTCAATCGGGCGATTGGGGGCCGCAGCTCGCGGACCTATATCACCGAAGGACACTGGGAGAGGACGCTGGCGCTGATCAAGCCGGGCGATGTCGTGCTGTTCCAGTTTGGGCATAACGACAGCGGATCGCTGGATGACACGGCGCGGGCGCGGGGCACGATCAACGGTGTAGGCGATGAGTCGAAGGAGATCGAAAATCCGATCCTGAAGAAGCATGAGGTGGTGCATACCTTCGGCTGGTACATGGCGCAGTACGTCGAGCAGACGAAGGCCAAGGGAGCGACGCCGATCATCTGCTCGCTGGTGCCGCGCAAGACCTGGAAGGACGGGAAGATTGTTCGCGGCGCGAGTTCGTATGGCGGGTGGGCAAGGGAAGTGGCCGATACGGAGCACGTCGGCTTCATCGATCTGAACGAGATTACTGCGCGCAAGTACGATGCGCTGGGTGAGGCTGGGGTGGAACCGCTGTTCGGCGATCCGCACACGCATACGACGCTGGCGGGGGCTGAGATGAATGCGGAGAGTGTGGTGTCGGGGTTGAAGGCGCTGAAGAAAGATCCGGTGGGGAAGGATTTTTCGGGTAAGGGTAAGGCGGTTAAGGCTTATCGGGGGAAGTAA
- a CDS encoding DUF3883 domain-containing protein: protein MKDLAKFDAQYDSSHEDTALQTRGLFLRRFPLHSLDKLMLDDYVVGHNEPSFCNLVESGTKMWANIQGATSFKFGIYFGRTKSDPTRKYRFAEKFGTSEKEAFAVVKAALLDLVALGAAPSPDFVAIDANPLSQMFKAKILSLYYSERFLAVCSPEHLDMLGEIMGFDVNLPRSKYQNLLLKAKSGNSLTAKWSEPKFMAYLYKVYVRGDRAIGSPIDKPRVKKHRRVDFEEMQNQRSKIGRIAEEYALAWEKERLIGARLEHRVKNIEDRRDHPGYGHDFLSFNTNNKHRFIEVKCVAKLSDGHRFFLSDNEHQTSLTKEHREAYYFYLVFLGRDGRPADLLAVLAEQLYPKAEMLPSSYEVRFDRCEFHKTAE, encoded by the coding sequence GTGAAAGACCTGGCGAAATTCGACGCACAGTACGACAGCTCTCACGAAGACACGGCGCTTCAGACACGCGGGTTGTTTCTCCGCAGGTTCCCACTGCATTCCCTGGACAAGCTGATGCTCGATGACTATGTCGTCGGTCATAATGAGCCGAGCTTTTGCAATCTGGTGGAGTCAGGCACTAAGATGTGGGCCAATATTCAAGGTGCCACCTCGTTCAAATTCGGCATTTATTTTGGCAGGACGAAGAGCGATCCCACTCGTAAATACCGTTTCGCGGAGAAGTTCGGCACGAGCGAGAAGGAAGCGTTCGCAGTGGTAAAAGCCGCGTTGCTCGATCTGGTCGCGCTCGGTGCTGCACCGAGCCCCGATTTTGTAGCAATTGACGCCAATCCCTTATCGCAGATGTTCAAGGCAAAGATTCTGAGCCTCTATTATTCCGAGCGTTTTTTAGCTGTGTGCAGTCCCGAGCATCTGGATATGCTGGGCGAGATCATGGGCTTTGATGTAAACCTACCCCGCAGCAAGTATCAGAACCTCTTGCTCAAGGCGAAGAGCGGCAACTCCTTGACTGCGAAGTGGAGTGAGCCCAAGTTCATGGCCTATCTATACAAGGTCTATGTACGCGGTGATCGAGCAATTGGGTCTCCTATCGACAAACCACGAGTGAAAAAACATCGTCGTGTGGACTTTGAGGAGATGCAAAATCAAAGGTCTAAAATTGGACGAATTGCGGAAGAATATGCGCTCGCATGGGAAAAGGAGCGACTTATTGGTGCGCGGCTCGAACATCGGGTCAAGAACATCGAAGATCGCCGGGATCACCCCGGATATGGTCATGATTTTCTATCATTCAACACAAATAATAAGCATCGTTTCATTGAAGTGAAGTGTGTTGCCAAGCTGAGCGACGGCCACCGGTTCTTTCTCTCGGACAACGAACATCAAACGTCGTTGACCAAGGAACATCGTGAGGCTTATTATTTCTACCTCGTATTTTTGGGCAGGGACGGCAGACCAGCGGACCTGCTCGCGGTGCTTGCGGAACAACTCTATCCGAAGGCTGAGATGTTGCCATCCTCATATGAGGTTAGGTTTGATCGGTGTGAGTTTCATAAAACCGCGGAGTGA